The following coding sequences lie in one Mustelus asterias chromosome 8, sMusAst1.hap1.1, whole genome shotgun sequence genomic window:
- the c8h1orf53 gene encoding uncharacterized protein C1orf53 homolog — translation MFNLLPVQFNPFVPMLLHPNTLKWSNVTYNIGKNVFQTLCMSPASGGCKVSPGCGCRLSGGEALGSPGEGQQPSAASEPREAAELTALEKEIAASHRQACKAGQQTYVDPESGYLVLTRLAHLQRGECCGQACRHCPYNQVNVKDPTKRKRFNSIFYV, via the exons ATGTTTAACCTGCTCCCGGTACAGTTCAACCCATTCGTCCCAATGTTGTTGCATCCAAACACTTTGAAGTGGTCGAATGTTACTTACAACATTGGGAAAAATGTGTTCCAAACTCTCTGTATGTCCCCGGCTTCTGGAGGCTGCAAGGTCAGCCCGGGTTGCGGCTGCAGGCTGAGCGGTGGAGAGGCTCTGGGCAGCCCGGGGGAAGGTCAGCAGCCCTCCGCAGCAAGTGAGCCCCGGGAAGCCGCCGAGTTAACAGCCCTTGAAAAGGAGATCGCCGCCTCTCATCGCCAGGCCTGCAAG GCTGGTCAGCAGACCTATGTGGATCCAGAGAGCGGCTACCTGGTACTGACCCGTCTGGCCCACCTGCAGCGGGGGGAATGCTGCGGCCAAGCTTGCAGACAC TGCCCTTACAACCAAGTCAACGTTAAAGACCCAACAAAAAGGAAGCGTTTCAATTCCATCTTTTATGTCTGA